TTAGACTAAATTAGATTCCTAAAGACTGCGAAGATGAGGGACTTTTGTCCGCCAAAAACAAAGATCTACTTATTTAGGATTTTGAGAAAAATCCAATGAGAACTTAACTGCTATTACTAATGCTATTCAAAatcgaaattaaaaatctttggaTTAAGGTCGATATTTGATCGATTGATACAGagattttagattaagatcggttatatAGTTAGTCGATATAGGCAAAAATTTACCTTTTGAGGATCCCTCGTCTACGCATGTCTTTATTGTTAATGCTAATAGTGATGGAATTGTATGGAGTCTTGCACTGACCAAAATCTTAAGGAATTAGCTTCACGATGTTCGTTGAAGATTAGGAAATTGCACTCGAGAGTAATAGAAAAGTTTGTCCAGTTATATTATCGATATTGCGATGTagtttatcgataaaaatatctaaatgtaCCAATTCGAAAATTCAATGTAATGCGACTGCAATATTTCAAGCTCTAATTGTATGTTgttaattgatattaataatACCAAATGTAACAGCTAAGTCAAAAAGAATATTcgtctaattaattattattgttaacaaATTGTAACTTGATAAATTCTTCAAGCTATCTTTGTAAACATGATGATGTAAATTGTAACTGAATGTATTAAACAATGCCAAATGACAGAATGGTACTGTCAATATAAGATTATAgacatgatttaatttaaataatattctggCTCTCGTAACCTTCGAagaaactcgactaatttctAGCCACACCGGGGCTTATAATCATGTGCTCGAGTATTTTTGAAGCAGGTTACGTAAGccgcaaatattattatttaaattgaatatgtcacatgatagttattatacaaagatATGAATAAAAAACGTAGTAGATATGTTAAAATCACGCGTTAAATAAACACTTTCTTAAATAACTCTGTGATGTTGGCACCAACGTTCTGACTTAGGTGCCATTGTGTGCAATAGTTTCAGTATTTTAGTTTACACCTTACCTTAAATACGTTCTTTTTACATTAATCACAATGATTATGGGTCTTATTAAACCCGCCAATATGCGTATACGTACAGACAACAGCACAATAACCTATACTTATCTGTCAAATTGATTTTCAACTCAGTAACATACTTGCAAAGGTTGAAATTTGATAGATTGAACACATAGGTTGACCTGCTGATATCTGTGCGTCTGTCTCTAAAGCAAGTTCAATTGTGATTATTCATAGTAtctaacttaatttatttattttattttcatcacaattttgtattaatttttatggcAATGTAAAAGACGCAGTTGTTCGTTCATTGCCATATGTGATAATACCAAAACATTACGGGAAAtgcattttgttaaaataaatgttatgtgtaatatttaactatttattgttatatttaaatattttcaatttcccTTCGTTAGTGTTGTGACCTTCATTTAATTGGTTAATCATGTGTTGTAAAAAGAAGCTTTATCTATTTATTGTATAGGAGTGTCAGTGATtgtgttttattgatattttaataaggtACTTCACTTAATTTTATGATGAGGTTATAATCTTTTTGTTTAAGTAGTTAAATAACTGCGGCTATGTTTGCGCAAACGACTCAGTACATGCGCAAAACTAAGAACAATTTTGCGCATGTTACAAACTTTCGACAAGATTTTTTGCGCAATGGAGATTTTCCGCAGCTACTCgtaagatatttgtttttatttattaacattgttTTCGTTACTTACCAATACTTATGAGCCTAACATGTGTTATTTCAATTGGaaagttgtaattaattaattaattataaattaatgatgCAATTTGTGAATCCGTTCCAGCTGTGTATAgaacttaataatattgtaacaattttattataaacaaatggAATTACTTGATACATTACACGTAAATTATTGTGATGATATATCCAACCATATACCTAAATTATTTGCTCTCTTTTCCAACATCacctaagtttttaaaatatagttctatattttgaaatatttctacTAATTATACCCTTTCTTCAAAAGCAAATTGTCCCTTTAACAAATGGACCATATCTGAATATCACATCTTTATCATGAAAAGAATAAATTGTTGTAACATTGAATGCTCAATTCTTCGttgtatatttttgataaattgtttttttggaATGAATAtgtgactatttttattaagtaatgtttttaaattcttgGGAAAACACTTGAGTGTACAGACGTCAACAGAATTTATCGTGGTACTGTCcaaatttgatgttttaaagtATCAAAATGAGATAAAGGAATTTGGGAGATGGAATTATTCGTGAGCTCTTTTCAATCTTCAAATGTTTAGCATTTTTCCACAGCTGTGTtcaatgatatattttatttagttgagctagaatatttatgtacaactaTCTTAAATCTGAAAATTCTATAGCAAAGTAGTCTTAGAGAACACATAGCTTTAGAATATGcctaatattttgttatggtataagatactcaatgttttatttaaatagctCTTGGAATCTGATTAAACAGTAGAAATGTACCGATATATTgctttaaatgttaaaataaataaagtatatccATGTATTGTTAATGTTTAGGTATCTAATTCATATTTTCTTTGCATTGTGTCTTGGATATAGAAAATGCCttctgataaattaatatttgtcatTCGTATTCGCTCTCTGGCTTTGTGTTAGTTGTCTATGTATCGAGAACAAAGCTACAAAGTTAGTTGCAATAAGAATGCAAAGTTAAACTGTGTCTGTGATAGCGAATTGAAAGCTTTTCGAAAGCATAACTAACAGTATTCTAAAACACGAATAATAAGTACATcatgtaaaataatgttgtctgtttgtgtatttatgaaaatgtaaaataaaaatgtatttaataatatttttatagaaataaaaatatccgtAAAGACATTATGAACTTATTGTAAACTTCgacattttaatgttaatatctCTATATAAATTTATCGGTGTTTCGAATAGATGGACACATGAAATTAGGCCTTATGGAAATGGATATAgatgttatattataatcaCAAACGAAATAGTTATGATCTATTGTCCATAGTGAAAATATACCAACTAGTCAATAATGACAATATTGTACAATGtcttatgttattttaataaatgaatgcaAATACGTAACGTTAATTGTTGTTTCTCACCCTCTATTACCCAGTTCCTACTTACTCAAAACACACGGTGAAAGATGGTTGATGTCACATCCTCTTGCGATGGATTAATTCATACATTATGTTGTGCAATGGTTGCCTTCTCTTTATCCTGAACACTTGAATGCATTTGCATGCCCATGCATCATAAAGGGAACCAAATAAAGGTAGGTACCCTAACTTGCCTAACCTCTAGATATTGATGATATAGAAAGTGTAAGGTAAGTACCCTTTTCTAGGTTTTGGACGTTCAGTTTTTGGATATAAACcatgaaataattaatgtatttttgcaaataggctacACAAGACCACTTTTACCCGTCAAAATAGAACTCGATTGATTGCGTGAACCTGAATTCGACTCGACCTAAATTAGATAATCGTTGAATTTTCTGTTATACTCTTTATTATCAATGTTTGATTGGAAAAGGAGAGTAAATCGGGAAATATATTTGTTCTAAATATTACTTCATAATATTTCAGTTATTGTATCTTTCTCACTAAGAAATGATTGCTTGTATTTAGATGACCTAGTTCAAACATTCGTGAATGCGTGTCGTGACGGTAAAGATCCTTCACAAAAATCGAAAGACTTCTGCAATAACGAACCAACAATGTAATGGAGTTCAGACATGCTTGCATGCCTCATAAATACCGATCTTAAACAGATGACCTACTAACTTCCTCCatcttttattgtttaacaaGGCTAATGCATCGCTCTGTGCGTGATGATTTTCaactagaaattaataaatgaaacatcGTAAAATGTTAATCATGTTTATTATACTAATAATGCTAAGGATGCAGTGAACATGATATTTAATAAACTTCATCATTTACAGAGAAGACAGGGGTCGACAATTGACTTTTTGGTAACAACATTATGATAAATGACTACTTACAGATGCcattcagaaataaaaaaatatctcgcTATTAGACCATGTAAAatcttaacaaaacaaaaatttcagTACAActcaacattaattaaataaaatttatttttgttgtgcaaAGAATAAGCCACCGATAAATGTTTAGTTCAATAGTATAGTTTATCAAAACCCTAACTTTCCTCATTGCTCGAAAAACAAATGCATTGATATGAAATACCAATTAATTGCGAGGTGATTATTAACACTTCCGCTCAGAATTCgagaacattaattttaaaacgggGAGTTTATGACTACATTATTAAATACCACAATATACAAGTATAGTAAAAAACTGACAGAATTTTTATGTCCGATATAGTTAAAAGAATGTCTAGAGCTATCATTATCCATTACTTTACATATACTTATTCAAATCATGAAAAGGTTAATTTACAAGTtgaatgctattttttttaatattataagtcaTAAAAGTTACTTATAGAGTACTAGACAGTAATGCATATTGTAATGTagtcaatacatttatgaaatacGCACGCATTATTATGAACATACTCTGTACAACATATGATACTGAGTGGAATATCAGTCATTTCTAGTACTATATTTATGGCCTCATGCGTCCACAACCACAACTTATTGATTAACCCATCCGTTACAAATATCTTAATGTAAATCAATCCTGTATGCACACAGTGTTTTATTATGATTCTTACACATTATGTTATCACTTGTTTCACATTAACAACCGAGTTGAGGCTTTTACAAGTACAATATTTGGGTGTGGTTGTGTATTCAATCATGTCCATTGGTTTTTGCGTGTGGTACGGTGCCATTGAGTAAAGGTACGGAAGGTGTCTGTCTGATTGTCTTCTGTAGCACATGGGCATCGGCTGGCTCTATCCTCTTGTAGTAGTGCTCTTTTGTCTCGACGATCTCAAATCCAAACttcttataaaaatctattgctcCCTCGTTGTTCACTTGTACGTGCCTGAAATAAGTAATTTGGATTATAAATCAGATTTAACACCTTCAccgccaacaaaaaactgtaaaaagctattcctccactagtgtcggacaacgttgtccgacatggcgtctaagGTGATTTGATTTTGTTACTACTAACTCCCTATACTATCTATCCACTACATTTTAAATTGCAAAAcgatttgtatttatttcactaGTTAGGTAGTTCATTACTTATGTATGACTAGAtgcattttatattaacatGGGCAATCCTATTGACCTATTTTAGATTGGTGAATAATAGCACTACCTAAATTgaataatcatttaatttctgtttttattatcaATGTTTGATTGGAAAATGAAAGTAAATCGGGAAATATTTGTTGCATAATTACTTCATTATAATTTCGTTATTGTTTCTTTCTCACTTAATAACTCTTTAAATGGCCTAGTATAAATCCGTGAATGCATGTCGCGACGGTAAAGATCCTTCACAAAAATCGAAAGACTTCTGCAATAACGAAACAGTAATCCTATTACTATTGTATACCCTATAAACATTATTcttattgaacattttaattactcAATGTCATCTCTTTGAGCAATAACACCTAACAAAAATCAGCCAGTAATCATGACTGTAAATTGGTACAAACTTTCTTTAACACAATGCATCGACACATCCCAGACAGCTAGGCCTACATGGAGATCTGAACAGTGATATGTCgagttaaattaataaattgatgtgTAACAGCTTAAATTGAGTCAAGTATCTTGAGACACATCTGTAGCACAGATACGGTTgatattataatcaaaatgtCCTCTCAATTTACTGAAGTGTTTATTAGGACTTTGGATTGTGACATGATAGCTGATAAGGACCaatatattaatgttttatcaatTACCTTGAGCAAATTATATTCTAGTCTAAACTGTACATTGACTCTGAAGGATGATTTAAATGTGTCCCAATTGGTTGGAGAAAGTAATAGTTTTAATAGTATTATATTAACTttgtgccttcctggtctatttgcaataaaaaaattgactttgactttgaaatagtttgtttatttactaacatttaAGTATGATATCTTTTGTCTTTGTCATTACAAGTACTTACATTTGAAAGGTTTAATTTACATTAGattaaattttatgataatgtcAATCacatatgaaatattaattttatttgatttcattCCAACACAAGTATTTAACAATGTTATAATTGATTggataaaaataactaatttagaaACACTCACTTCAAAACACTAATGACAcattaattgctatttaatgATCATATTACTTTGTCCTTAATCAGATGTTATTGTAAATAGCATTGTAATTGCCTTTAACTACTACTTGGATATTATGCCCAAAAAATGGCTTAAGTCGCATTTGAATACAATATGAGTCATAGTTAGTATCTGATTTACGAGTACTAATGCAGTAAAAAATCAAGGAAGTCAGTTACTGAAATCCAGTTTGCTTAACATGTCATTGTAGCTAGATCATTGTCAAATATAATATGATccagtattaatattataagctGGAATTGTTTTTTAATCTTGGATGTGCATACAATACGAAATCATCATAAAAGTAAACAATGTACTATTGATAaatcaataaatgtaaattgaataattacatttaatttaattaacaaacaaattgaTCCAtactacattaaataaattatacatttacataattaacataAGAATAATGACCATTACTAGTTCAAAAGCCTGTCTTTTATTATTCAGTTTCTTTATCacagataaataaatgacaatgtTGATAAATCAATATGAATAATGAATAAACTGCAATGAGTATTGTTCACCTTATGGTCTAGATAAGATCTTTATGTTAAGAGTTTAATAGAAATTCATCATCGGGCATAACacattatttagttaaataactaatttaatataatcATGTCCTTGACACAATTTGCTTAGGTAAATGCCCCAGTGCTAGTGTTTAGCAATATAGGtctataaatacaattttagacTATTACACCAAGAATCAATTTACTGATAAGTCAAAAGCTATTTGACTGCTCTAGGCATGTTTATGTACTGATAAACTTGATATGAAATGTGACAATGGCTTGGTTAGCAGCACCTACTCATAAAGATTCATAACCTTCAATCTGCTgatactaattataaatttatgaaaaatacatgaaaatataACTGTAACAcctgtaaatataatataaatggtaCTTACAAGAAAATACTGTCGAAATTGCCGTCTTGTTCAACATACTTGAGCACATGTTCCACCATCAGAGTACCAATGCCCAATCTTCTGTATGGGTACAAGCAACCCAAGGTCATAATATAAAGTCTTCGCGAGTTTTCCGACGTGTCTATTCTACAGCATACTGCTCCCACCACGATATCGTTATAATATGCTAACTTAGCCAGTTCACCAGCTTCTAAAACATCTTTGTAGAATTTGTCGTTGTAAGACACCGGAAATACAACTGTGTTTAACTTCTTcagttgttttatattatgtgggGTCACGTCGCCGAGTTCTATTTTAGCTCTGAAAAGGCAAATGTGCTCTTAGAAATGTAAAATGGTATAATATTAGGGACGGACATTGCACTTCACTTTGGTGCGATAAACCATGACACAAGTTATTTTTAGGAACCTGATGGACACTCAAATATGCAGCGGATGGCTTACCTAGTCATTTTAATAACTATTCTAAAAATTAAAcactacaatttaaaaactaatctAACACAGTTATATCACACGAGATCACTCCCGCCATCTACCAGTTTAGCTAGCTCGCTCTCTCGCTTCGCTAATCTTCGCTCAAGCGACAAATCGAGTTTTTGACAGATAAGTTTCCATCCTAGGATATGAAAATTCTACTATGTCtaatataataactttaaaGTCACCACTCTACTATTATATAAGCGATTTGTActtctacttaattttaaaatattatttagaactATTCCGTCgatattatgaatttatttaaagacgTAACAATAATGAATACCTTGAGGTAGGTATACcactaaaataaacatatttttttatagcagCAACATTGCGTTATTCGTTCAGAATCATTCTCGATCAATATTTTTCGGAATATACTTTTATTCCGAATTAGTTTATCTTtgcaaacttaaaataaatgttaaagatatacaaataaaagttattgaacTATAGAATGCATATATTGTTCAattgcaaattatttttttatattaccaaCCACTACAATTCATAGATATGTCAGGcgccaaattcaaataaattcatctttctattgtttttatttgtcaaaatcCAACATTACCTGACGGTAGATTTCTTAGTGAAGAAAAAAggcgaaataataaaaatgtatcttagCCAAGTGCGTAATTTTATACCGTACACAAGATTGGGATTGATGAACATCCAGAACAGATGTTACGAGAAGGTTGCTTTAAAAACTACGAAATCTCAAGAAATGGAGACCTCTAAGGCAAGCATGCAGTCTATGGGTTTAACTCCCaaacaaattgaaatgtttCCAACAGCCAAGGTGCATATACCGATGGCGCTCACTAGCAGAGAGCCAATTATTTTACCAttcgatgaagtacctgggccGAAATCTTTGAAGTACATATCCAGTTTCCGTCAGTACCTTTCGGAAATAGGTACTCAGATCACAGTAGGTGTTCTCACGATGATGCTTAATGTGGGTACGTACCTTCTATGAAAGTTTCCTACCGTATAAAttcttgttttttaaacatcaatttGCATACCTTATGTGTTTCACAGGCACTTATGTGAATGTAAAGAAGCCACTGAAAAATCTCTCTGCCCTCTTTGATGAATACGGTCCCGTTGTTCGATTCGTTAGCCCCGTGGGTGGGgacatagttttaataaatcacCCTGAACACATTCAAAAAGTGTACGCAATGGAAGGAAGCTATCCTGTTAGATCGACTTTGGATTCTCTGGAGAAATATAGATCTGAGCACCGGAACCAAATTTACGGTGGACTGTTTACCGCGTTagttgtttgatattttataattctgTACTCTTTTCCATGACAATCTGATtcccgatatttcggcactgttgctaGCGTAATCATCACGGATTTAGGGAAAAAATGGGACAtacttaggtaggtagttaTATTTTGTCAAATCCAATATGGTCGGAGATGTCTACACAGGTGTTGTAAAAACGAGGTACAAATTCAGCATCTCTGTTAGTCTGATTTAAATTTCATTTAGTGAACCAACTATCCAATAACATTGTTATTAGACAATTCTTATTAAGACAATTATTTATAGTTGCGGCGAGGAATGGCATCGCCAGCGGGAAGTTGTAGTAGCTCCTCTACATGATTCGGTGAGCAAACACTTGGGTGGCATCAATGAAGTGTGCGAGAATTTTACACAGAAGATATACAATTTACGAAACTATCAAGACGAAGTTAAGAACAATCTGTATAAGGAGATTTACAAGTGGTCCTTTGACTGTATGGGTAAAGTTTGcaagctttttatttttgtcaccaGCCACTAGCATTTTTGCGTTAAATATTTCTAAgttgtgattataattttagcTATCAGTCGTTAGTCGAGTGATCGCACAAGTGTGAACAAGTGGACCTGGGAATCATACCCGTGTTGGATAGTATTAGGATAGGCCATAAGTTCACCACCAAAAATACCTGGGACTTGATGAGACATAATAATTGGTGAATAGTGGGTATTGCATTGTGACTGAAGTTGTTATATTCCAGGATTAATCCTTTTCTCGAAGAAGTTTACCATGTTGAATACAGAGGTGGTGTACAGCCAGTGCGACATGTCGTGGTTGTACCACAGCCTGGAGAAAGCCACGGATGCTATCATCAAATGCGAGTCCGGACTGCAGTTCTGGAAACTACTCCCAACACCTACTTGGAGTTCCTTGGTCAAATACTGCGACAGTCTAGATAAGtgtgtataatattaaagtctGTGATAAAAATATCAGTCATAATTCCTGCCTTACCGAAGTAAGATACCaaccggaggacacggtggagcatacgatGATGGTGCGCCTTGCTTGGGCTGAGCACAGCCGTGTCGTCGTTTAtagttttagggtgcttttctacggACGAGACGTACCTGGATCCGAAGGGGCCCAATCTGAGCTAAAAGGGGTGATTTTATGTACAGgtggtacatatttatttacaagtttttatttagttttattgcatttttgttacAATGACATAAACTAGACATTTTACATATTGATAACACCCTTTTTACAGTTTGATCGGAAAATATGTCTTGGAGGCCGAACAATCTGTTGGTGATCAACTCAAGAATATGGGGCCTAATGTATCTAATGGACGTgagttaacattttattttgaagctGGTTGAAAGAAAGTTTTTTGTATCAGAACAATTCTATTTTCGAGAAAATTGTTACAACTGCTGTtagggtttgattcccgcacggtacAATATTTGTTTGGTATGAGGTACAATGTGTAGGTATATGACATTGCAATGCTTATAAAACGCaaccacaataaaaaaacaaagatcttataatttatgtaaattacacACACATTTTGGAGTTGCAAAATACCTATGTTTTATGTACTTTCACTTTTCAGCATttacaattgaaaataattctTTGGTCAGTGCAATGTTGTTGGGGGAAAACAAAATGAGCGCTGAAGACATTGCTACTGTTATTATGGACATGCTTCTAATCGGAGTTAACACTGTAAGTTAAATTTTCTGTTAAATATAAGGAAAGGTAAGTTAAATTTTGACCTTTTTGCATGTTTCTCATCTATACCTACAATCTTTACCTTTGTACACATGTagataatctatacttataatagaataagttgttttaaaataatcataattactTTCAGATTTCGTCTTCAATGTCTTTTCTTTTGTACCACATAGCAAAATACCAAAGGGCACAAAAGATATTATTCACCGAAATAGACAAAGTTGGTAGCGACCTcaacataaataatatgtcgaatattattgaaaaaacaCCATATCTTCAAGCCTGTATAAAAGAGTCTTTACGGTAAGTTGAGGATTGGAGCATAAAAACGATATGCTAAGCTTTTCCACAagatatgtagctatgctacgaggaGATCATATTTAATGCGATGTATCGGACCCATCCATAGcccgcatcttttcatataaaaaacataataaaaaacctAATGCATTcatagcaacatagcacatcacatgtctggtggaaaagcaccattaaaCTGAGGTGTGacaatacttaaaaaataatttgttttcagACTAGTCCCACCAATTCCTGTGCTAACCAGGGTCCTACCAAAGAATATAACTATTGACAGATATAAGTAAGCACTATTACCAAAGTTTCTTTATGCAGATTTTAAGATTACAACCTTTTTTCCTGATCCTTCCAATTTCTATTTACAGCATACCTCGTGGCACCCTTATTATTATGTCTACTCAAGATGCATCTCTCAAAGAAGGGAACTATGATGATGCATCAGTGTTCTACCCTGAGAGATGGTTGAAGGGTGATGCAAAGGAATACCATGCTTTTGCATCTATACCATTTGGTTTTGGAGCCCGTAAGTGCTTGGGCCAGAACATTGCAGAGACAATGCTCTCTTTGCTTACTATCAGGGTAAGCAGATATACTTATTGTCTTAAACTGATTGCAATTTTGTTTGTTCTTATAGAAAGTTTCAACAGACTTCATATCTTGATGTTCTAACCTTGTTTAAATTTTAGATTCTCCAAAAGTTTAAGCTGGAATACCATTACGGAGATATCGGATCAACGAGAAGTTTTATATCAAGGCCTACTAAGCCACTTAAGATTAGATTTGTGGACAGAATTTAAGCTGCAGAAACAGAAGCTATTTCAACAACAGTTAACTAACACCTAGTTGCAAGTAatgttttagttaaataaaatactttgtaaacttaaaataatttattagcatCTACTAATTTTACATTGTAGGTTaacatttaactttattatgttaattttattataataaaatgtttaaaagttACATATGTGTTTAATTCTTAAGATATATTAGTCAAAatgtaacttttaaaatgtcctACAGGTACTATTATATTTGACAGTGCTGCTGACAGCAGGTCCACTATGCCATATttcataacaaataaatatcaattgatTGCTCACtataaacaatatacatattatagaatTTGTTAGTTTTGCATCATGACTACATGTAGTTGATGGCTATACTATAACCAGATAAATCTCTTATAAACCAAATGACATTATTGTCATCATGTTCTAAAATAATGTTCTTCTAGAACTAAAAGTAATTCTattgtgtaattaaaaattcGATGGTTACTTATAGGCACCAATTACACATAAACAGTGGCATGTCCCTTCTTATGTGTCACCTTGCattattttgagaaataattgatttattaaactagatttgataataatatatgactATTTGGCATTTGGTTTGGCATAGTACACTCGTGGTCGCCTGGAAgcgaatatatttaaatacttcCCTCTTGTCATTTCTTTAGCCTCTTCAAGCCCAAGTTGGTAGGCAAGGTCATGTAGCTTCTTAACTTCCATTA
This genomic interval from Spodoptera frugiperda isolate SF20-4 chromosome 6, AGI-APGP_CSIRO_Sfru_2.0, whole genome shotgun sequence contains the following:
- the LOC118267998 gene encoding probable N-acetyltransferase san, whose product is MTRAKIELGDVTPHNIKQLKKLNTVVFPVSYNDKFYKDVLEAGELAKLAYYNDIVVGAVCCRIDTSENSRRLYIMTLGCLYPYRRLGIGTLMVEHVLKYVEQDGNFDSIFLHVQVNNEGAIDFYKKFGFEIVETKEHYYKRIEPADAHVLQKTIRQTPSVPLLNGTVPHAKTNGHD
- the LOC118267996 gene encoding probable cytochrome P450 301a1, mitochondrial, translating into MYLSQVRNFIPYTRLGLMNIQNRCYEKVALKTTKSQEMETSKASMQSMGLTPKQIEMFPTAKVHIPMALTSREPIILPFDEVPGPKSLKYISSFRQYLSEIGTQITVGVLTMMLNVGTYVNVKKPLKNLSALFDEYGPVVRFVSPVGGDIVLINHPEHIQKVYAMEGSYPVRSTLDSLEKYRSEHRNQIYGGLFTACGEEWHRQREVVVAPLHDSVSKHLGGINEVCENFTQKIYNLRNYQDEVKNNLYKEIYKWSFDCMGLILFSKKFTMLNTEVVYSQCDMSWLYHSLEKATDAIIKCESGLQFWKLLPTPTWSSLVKYCDSLDNLIGKYVLEAEQSVGDQLKNMGPNVSNGPFTIENNSLVSAMLLGENKMSAEDIATVIMDMLLIGVNTISSSMSFLLYHIAKYQRAQKILFTEIDKVGSDLNINNMSNIIEKTPYLQACIKESLRLVPPIPVLTRVLPKNITIDRYNIPRGTLIIMSTQDASLKEGNYDDASVFYPERWLKGDAKEYHAFASIPFGFGARKCLGQNIAETMLSLLTIRILQKFKLEYHYGDIGSTRSFISRPTKPLKIRFVDRI